In a genomic window of Bradyrhizobium ontarionense:
- a CDS encoding acetoacetate--CoA ligase, with amino-acid sequence MTPPHVPQISLYRKWLKDNRGLHFEGFEDMRQWSVRDLDGFWRSIWDYYDLQSPTPFSAVLGERRMPGAVWFPGASVNYARQVFRHAEAAHAAGLPAIVSGDESGKLAETTWPELRRKAAALAIHLRDQGVQPGDRVAAYLPNIPETIIAFLAAASIGATWSVCAPDMAAPAVVDRFKQIAPKVLIACDAVTYAGRRHDRRGVIDELLRSLPTVEHFILHSDGSCAQTVANALLSDVLARTGGAVNAFEPDWLPFDHPLWIVYSSGTTGLPKPIVHGHGGIIIVALPLLGLHNDVGCSYHPNSFGERYHWYSSTGWIMWNSQVGGLLSGTTCCIFDGSPAGPKDSPDWTTLWRFVANSQSTFFGAGAAFFASCAKAEIDLAAAGDLSRLRCLGSTGSPLSADTQAWFNRRFSVLSRSNGSQPQSDMWWANISGGTDFAGAFIGGNRELPQTPGAMQCRLLGAAVEAFNDRGEAVIDEVGELVCTEPMPSMPLYFWNDPDGARYRASYFETFPDNFDGTGRGPVWRHGDWLKVHPDGSCVIYGRSDATINRHGLRMGTSELYSAIEALPEVLDSLVVDLEYLGRESYMPLFVVLGDGVALDAEMKVKINKAVEAGLSRRFVPDDVFAVAEIPRTLSGKKQELPIKKLLLGQPIDKVINRDAMANPGCLDWYIAFAQNHLQLISGS; translated from the coding sequence ATGACACCTCCCCACGTCCCTCAGATCTCGCTCTATCGCAAATGGCTGAAGGACAACCGTGGTCTGCACTTCGAAGGCTTCGAGGACATGCGGCAATGGTCGGTTCGTGACCTCGACGGCTTCTGGCGCAGCATCTGGGACTACTATGACCTGCAATCGCCGACGCCGTTCTCAGCCGTGCTCGGCGAGCGCAGGATGCCGGGCGCCGTCTGGTTTCCGGGCGCTTCGGTCAACTATGCCCGGCAGGTGTTCCGACATGCCGAAGCGGCGCATGCGGCGGGCCTGCCTGCGATCGTCAGCGGCGACGAGAGCGGCAAGCTTGCGGAAACGACATGGCCGGAGCTGCGCAGGAAGGCCGCCGCTCTGGCCATCCACCTGCGGGATCAGGGCGTGCAGCCCGGGGACCGGGTCGCGGCGTATCTGCCCAACATTCCCGAGACCATCATCGCGTTTCTGGCTGCCGCGAGCATCGGAGCGACCTGGAGCGTTTGCGCCCCGGATATGGCGGCGCCCGCCGTCGTCGACCGGTTCAAGCAGATCGCGCCAAAGGTGCTGATCGCCTGCGACGCCGTCACTTACGCCGGGCGGCGGCATGACCGTCGCGGCGTCATCGATGAACTGCTGCGATCTCTGCCGACGGTCGAGCACTTCATCCTGCACTCAGACGGCAGCTGCGCCCAAACCGTCGCCAACGCCCTGCTTTCGGACGTCCTCGCCAGGACCGGAGGCGCAGTCAACGCGTTCGAGCCGGACTGGCTGCCCTTCGACCATCCGCTCTGGATCGTCTATTCGAGCGGCACCACCGGCTTGCCCAAACCCATCGTCCATGGCCATGGCGGAATCATCATCGTGGCGCTGCCACTGCTGGGGCTGCACAACGACGTCGGCTGTTCCTACCATCCGAATTCGTTCGGTGAGCGCTACCACTGGTACAGCTCGACGGGCTGGATCATGTGGAACAGCCAGGTCGGCGGTCTGTTGAGCGGCACCACGTGCTGCATCTTCGATGGCAGCCCGGCCGGTCCCAAGGATAGCCCGGACTGGACCACGCTGTGGCGCTTCGTGGCCAACTCGCAATCGACCTTCTTTGGCGCAGGCGCCGCGTTCTTCGCCAGTTGCGCGAAGGCGGAGATCGATCTGGCGGCCGCGGGCGATCTGTCGCGTCTTCGTTGCCTCGGCTCGACAGGATCGCCCCTCAGTGCCGATACGCAAGCCTGGTTCAACAGGCGATTTTCTGTGCTCTCGCGCAGCAACGGCAGCCAGCCCCAGTCGGACATGTGGTGGGCCAACATCTCGGGCGGCACGGATTTCGCCGGAGCCTTCATCGGCGGCAATCGAGAATTGCCGCAGACGCCGGGCGCGATGCAGTGCCGCCTTCTTGGCGCGGCCGTCGAAGCCTTCAACGACCGCGGCGAGGCCGTCATCGACGAAGTCGGTGAACTCGTCTGTACTGAGCCGATGCCGTCGATGCCGCTGTATTTCTGGAACGATCCCGACGGGGCGCGCTACCGCGCCAGCTATTTCGAGACCTTCCCGGACAACTTCGACGGCACTGGACGCGGCCCGGTCTGGCGCCACGGTGACTGGCTGAAGGTCCATCCGGACGGATCCTGCGTGATCTATGGCCGCAGTGACGCGACGATCAATCGCCATGGCCTACGGATGGGGACAAGCGAGCTGTACTCGGCGATCGAGGCCTTGCCCGAGGTGCTGGACTCGCTCGTCGTCGACCTCGAATATCTCGGCCGCGAAAGCTACATGCCGTTGTTCGTGGTGCTAGGTGACGGCGTAGCCCTTGATGCTGAGATGAAGGTGAAGATCAACAAGGCCGTGGAAGCTGGTTTGTCGCGCCGGTTTGTTCCTGATGACGTCTTTGCCGTTGCTGAGATACCGCGCACGCTCTCCGGCAAGAAGCAGGAGCTGCCGATCAAGAAGCTCCTGCTCGGTCAGCCCATCGATAAGGTTATCAATCGCGATGCGATGGCCAATCCCGGATGCCTGGACTGGTACATCGCGTTCGCCCAGAACCATTTGCAGCTGATATCCGGCAGTTGA
- a CDS encoding NAD(+) synthase: MNFHSIYRHGFARVAACVTASSVANPSANAAAILAAARACHDQGAAVAVFPELCLSGYAIEDLVKQDPLLDAVQRGLLTLVEASHDLMPVLIVGAPLRFAHRVYNCAVLIHRGEVLGVVPKIYLPTYREFYEGRHFASGAGIRGEMIEVAETMAPFGTDLLFAAADVAGLVIGVEICEDMWIPVTPASELALAGATVLANLSGSPITVGRAESRSLLCRSTSARCLAAYIYAAAGVGESTTDLAWDGQTSIFENGVLLAESERFRQTGQTIFADVDLDLSRQERALMGTFDDNARAQNAGVHYRRIGFELQPTQDNIGFMRTVERFPFVPSDAARLDQDCYEAYNIQVAGLTQRLRATGTKRIVIGVSGGLDSTHALIVAAKAMDLLGLPRTNILAYTMPGFATGAQSKSYAHALMASLQVSAAELDIRPAATQMLKDIGHPFGRGDAVYDVTFENVQAGLRTDYLFRLANDRGGLVLGTGDLSELALGWCTYGVGDQMAHYNVNAGVPKTLIQHLIRWVIASHQFSADVDRTLEAVLSAEISPELVPVKEGETPQSTEAAIGPYELQDFNLFYTLRYGMRPSKIAFMAHHAWKDAAEGAWPPGFPADKRRAYALGDIRKWLEVFLKRFFAFSQFKRSAMPNGPKVVAGGSLSPRGDWRAPSDGNATAWLEDLDRNVPK, from the coding sequence ATGAACTTCCATTCGATCTACCGGCACGGCTTTGCCCGCGTCGCGGCCTGCGTCACGGCCTCCAGCGTCGCCAACCCCAGCGCCAATGCGGCGGCGATCCTGGCCGCCGCGCGGGCCTGCCACGACCAGGGGGCGGCGGTCGCGGTGTTTCCGGAGCTCTGCTTGTCAGGATATGCGATCGAAGATCTCGTCAAGCAGGACCCGCTGCTGGACGCGGTCCAGCGCGGACTCCTGACGCTGGTCGAAGCCTCGCACGACCTGATGCCGGTCCTGATCGTCGGCGCGCCGCTGCGCTTTGCCCATCGCGTCTACAACTGCGCGGTCCTGATCCATCGCGGCGAGGTGCTCGGCGTCGTGCCGAAGATCTATCTGCCGACCTATCGCGAGTTCTATGAAGGCCGCCACTTCGCCTCCGGCGCCGGCATTCGCGGCGAGATGATCGAGGTCGCCGAGACCATGGCGCCGTTCGGCACGGATCTGTTGTTTGCCGCGGCCGACGTCGCCGGTCTCGTCATCGGTGTCGAGATCTGCGAGGACATGTGGATCCCGGTGACACCCGCCTCCGAGCTCGCGCTTGCCGGGGCCACTGTGCTCGCCAATCTCTCGGGCAGCCCGATCACGGTCGGCCGCGCCGAGTCCCGCTCGCTGTTGTGCCGTTCGACCTCGGCGCGCTGCCTCGCAGCCTATATCTATGCGGCCGCGGGCGTCGGCGAATCCACCACCGATCTCGCCTGGGACGGCCAGACCTCGATCTTCGAGAATGGCGTGCTGCTGGCCGAGAGCGAGCGCTTCCGCCAGACCGGCCAGACCATCTTCGCCGATGTCGATCTCGACCTGTCGCGCCAGGAGCGGGCGCTGATGGGCACGTTCGATGACAACGCGCGCGCGCAAAACGCCGGCGTGCATTATCGCCGGATCGGCTTCGAGCTGCAGCCGACCCAGGACAACATCGGCTTCATGCGTACGGTCGAGCGCTTCCCGTTCGTGCCGAGCGACGCGGCGCGGCTCGATCAGGACTGCTACGAGGCCTACAACATCCAGGTCGCGGGGCTGACGCAGCGGCTGCGCGCCACCGGCACCAAGCGCATCGTGATCGGGGTCTCCGGCGGCCTCGACTCGACGCATGCGCTGATCGTTGCGGCGAAAGCGATGGACCTGCTCGGCCTGCCGCGGACCAACATCCTGGCCTATACGATGCCGGGCTTCGCGACGGGCGCGCAGAGCAAGTCCTACGCGCATGCGCTGATGGCCTCGCTTCAAGTCAGCGCTGCCGAGCTCGACATCCGTCCCGCAGCGACGCAGATGCTGAAGGACATCGGCCATCCGTTCGGGCGCGGCGATGCGGTGTACGATGTCACCTTCGAGAACGTACAGGCGGGGCTGCGCACCGACTATTTGTTCCGTCTCGCCAATGATCGCGGCGGCCTCGTGCTCGGCACCGGCGATCTCTCCGAGCTCGCACTCGGCTGGTGCACCTATGGCGTCGGCGATCAGATGGCGCACTACAACGTCAATGCCGGCGTACCGAAGACGCTGATCCAGCATCTGATCCGCTGGGTCATCGCCTCGCATCAGTTCTCGGCCGACGTCGACCGCACCTTGGAAGCGGTGCTGTCCGCGGAGATCTCGCCGGAGCTCGTGCCGGTGAAGGAGGGTGAGACGCCGCAGAGCACCGAGGCCGCGATCGGCCCCTATGAGCTGCAGGACTTCAATCTGTTCTACACGCTGCGTTACGGCATGCGTCCGTCGAAGATCGCCTTCATGGCGCATCACGCCTGGAAAGATGCTGCCGAGGGTGCCTGGCCGCCGGGCTTTCCCGCCGACAAGCGCCGCGCCTATGCGCTCGGCGATATCCGGAAGTGGCTGGAGGTGTTCCTCAAGCGCTTCTTCGCCTTCAGCCAGTTCAAGCGCTCGGCGATGCCGAACGGGCCGAAGGTCGTGGCCGGCGGCTCGCTGTCGCCGCGCGGCGACTGGCGCGCGCCGTCCGACGGCAATGCCACGGCCTGGCTCGAGGATCTCGATCGCAACGTGCCGAAGTGA
- a CDS encoding extracellular solute-binding protein, giving the protein MSVTAAGISSMATRQILSELAAAYEEATGEVITIESVGGVDAAKRIRAGEAFDFAVLASDALQKLEADGHLVPGSIIEIAESPMAMAVRAGSPKPDPLDEAAVRKAMESAKAIGISTGPSGTHVQKLARDWGLESEGVSRLVQAKPGIPVAKLLAEGEVEVGFQQLSEMLGAPGIEIVGLLPESLQPGTVFAAALCKAAVNQDAARAFIEYLVSEETAETKRQHGMTPL; this is encoded by the coding sequence ATGAGCGTGACCGCCGCTGGCATTTCCTCGATGGCGACCCGGCAGATCCTCTCAGAGCTCGCAGCCGCCTATGAGGAGGCGACCGGCGAGGTGATCACGATCGAATCCGTCGGCGGCGTCGATGCTGCCAAACGCATCCGCGCTGGCGAGGCGTTCGACTTCGCGGTGCTGGCGTCCGACGCGCTGCAGAAGCTCGAGGCCGACGGTCATCTCGTGCCCGGCAGCATCATCGAGATCGCGGAATCACCGATGGCGATGGCGGTGCGCGCCGGCAGTCCGAAGCCTGATCCGCTCGACGAGGCCGCTGTGCGCAAGGCCATGGAGAGCGCCAAGGCGATCGGCATCTCGACCGGGCCGAGCGGCACCCACGTGCAGAAATTGGCGCGCGACTGGGGTTTGGAGAGCGAGGGCGTCTCGCGCCTGGTCCAGGCCAAGCCCGGCATTCCCGTCGCAAAACTGCTTGCTGAGGGCGAGGTCGAGGTCGGCTTCCAGCAGCTCAGCGAAATGCTGGGCGCGCCCGGCATCGAGATCGTCGGCCTGTTGCCGGAGTCACTGCAGCCGGGGACTGTGTTTGCCGCGGCACTCTGCAAGGCGGCCGTCAATCAGGACGCGGCCCGCGCCTTCATCGAATATCTCGTCTCCGAGGAGACCGCCGAGACCAAACGCCAGCACGGCATGACGCCGCTGTGA
- a CDS encoding response regulator translates to MLLVEDEPLILMDIELQLQGAGHNVISVRNADRAIEVLADRSVDVLLTDIDMQGSMDGLRLAAAVRERWPPIQIVVMSGKKRPTRDELPQRARFLEKPFHTHSLLEAVGQW, encoded by the coding sequence GTGCTACTGGTGGAAGACGAGCCGCTCATTCTCATGGATATCGAACTCCAGCTTCAGGGAGCGGGACACAACGTCATATCAGTCCGCAACGCAGATCGCGCGATCGAAGTGCTGGCCGATCGCTCGGTGGACGTGCTTCTAACTGACATCGACATGCAGGGTTCCATGGATGGCCTCAGGCTCGCGGCCGCGGTGAGGGAGCGGTGGCCGCCGATCCAGATCGTGGTGATGTCCGGAAAAAAACGTCCGACGCGCGACGAGTTGCCGCAACGCGCGCGGTTTCTCGAAAAGCCGTTTCATACGCACAGCCTCCTGGAGGCCGTCGGACAATGGTGA
- a CDS encoding serine hydrolase domain-containing protein, whose product MLLGAPALAADALSPYPEKLERITRLFDSEVTSGRLPGAVVLIQQHGRPVYLKCFGLRDAKTGLPMTLDTIFALHSMTKPITSLAAMMLIDQGKLSLTDPAAKYIPAFADMMVGVEATGVDGSRVLKLVPPVRPVTIMDLLRHSSGITYEYIGGTLIEHAYMAAHLFGGRFDNAEFADRIAALPLARQPGTLWRYGHSTDVLGRVIEIVSGQTLYQFEKQNILDPQGMTSTKFLLTTPEERARMAEPLPSDPILVAAERGRRSHPEWESGGGGLVSDITDYARFAQMLLNGGELDGKRYLSPAAFKDMTTDHIGPGSGVERDYFYFPGDGFGYGYGLAVRVEPGDARPPPPGSIGELKWDSGSGTYFGIDPKLDMIYILLEQTQNERGRITAAFKKLVYDAFTAPN is encoded by the coding sequence ATGCTGCTCGGCGCGCCCGCCTTGGCTGCGGATGCGCTTTCGCCATATCCCGAAAAACTGGAACGCATAACCCGGCTCTTTGACAGCGAGGTGACGAGCGGCCGCCTGCCGGGTGCCGTCGTTCTGATCCAGCAGCACGGCCGGCCGGTCTACCTCAAATGCTTCGGCCTGCGTGACGCCAAGACCGGCCTGCCGATGACGCTGGATACGATCTTCGCTCTGCATTCGATGACCAAGCCGATCACGAGCCTGGCAGCGATGATGCTGATCGACCAGGGCAAGCTGTCGCTCACCGATCCCGCCGCAAAGTACATTCCCGCCTTCGCCGACATGATGGTCGGCGTCGAGGCCACCGGGGTCGACGGCTCGCGCGTGCTCAAGCTGGTCCCGCCGGTGCGGCCGGTCACGATCATGGATCTGCTGCGCCACAGCTCCGGCATCACCTACGAATATATCGGCGGTACGCTGATCGAGCACGCCTACATGGCGGCGCACCTCTTCGGCGGCCGCTTCGACAACGCCGAATTCGCCGACAGGATCGCCGCGCTGCCCCTGGCGCGCCAGCCCGGCACCTTGTGGCGCTACGGCCATTCGACCGACGTGCTGGGGCGCGTGATCGAAATCGTGTCGGGGCAAACGCTCTATCAGTTCGAGAAGCAGAACATTCTCGATCCACAGGGAATGACCAGCACCAAGTTCCTGCTGACAACGCCGGAAGAGCGGGCGCGCATGGCCGAACCGCTGCCCAGCGATCCGATCCTGGTCGCGGCAGAGCGCGGCCGACGCTCGCACCCCGAATGGGAATCCGGCGGCGGCGGTCTGGTTTCCGATATCACCGACTATGCGCGTTTTGCACAGATGCTGCTCAACGGCGGTGAACTCGACGGCAAGCGCTATCTCAGCCCGGCAGCCTTCAAGGACATGACGACCGATCATATCGGCCCGGGCTCGGGTGTCGAGCGCGACTACTTCTATTTTCCGGGCGACGGCTTCGGCTATGGCTACGGACTTGCGGTGCGCGTCGAGCCGGGCGACGCCAGGCCACCGCCGCCCGGCTCGATCGGCGAACTGAAATGGGATTCGGGCAGCGGCACCTATTTCGGCATCGATCCCAAGCTCGACATGATCTACATCTTGTTGGAGCAGACCCAGAACGAGCGCGGACGTATCACGGCAGCGTTCAAGAAACTGGTCTATGACGCCTTTACCGCACCCAATTGA
- a CDS encoding MFS transporter has product MTTARYRWVIVAAGGLLGCVAVGGMFSLPVFLKPIALDTGWSVAGVSSAMTIGFLAMAFTSMGWGTLSDRIGPRPVVLTGSILLAASLALASLSPSLLTFQLLFGLMVGGATAAIFAPMMATVTGWFDTHRSLAVSLVSAGMGVAPMTMSPLAAWLVSTYDWRTSMQCIAAVVAAIMIPVSLLVRRPPAPERGDAALSRDDAAPAEMTLSAAVRSPQFVILLATNFFCCATHSGPIIHTVSYAVSCGIPLMAAVTIYSVEGLAGLFGRIVFGLLGDRFGAKRVLVLGLLAQAFGALAYVFVRELAAFYSVAALFGFIYAGTMPLYAAIARENFPQAIMGTVIGGTAMAGSLGMATGPLAGGLIYDAFASYTWLYVGSWLMGLGAFVIAMTFRPFPRTPAAPMPAQASA; this is encoded by the coding sequence ATGACTACAGCGCGCTATCGTTGGGTGATCGTGGCCGCCGGAGGCCTGTTGGGCTGCGTCGCGGTCGGCGGCATGTTCTCGTTGCCGGTGTTCCTCAAGCCCATCGCGCTCGACACCGGCTGGTCGGTGGCCGGGGTGTCCAGTGCGATGACGATCGGCTTCCTGGCCATGGCGTTCACGAGCATGGGCTGGGGCACGCTGTCCGACCGGATCGGGCCGCGTCCCGTGGTGCTGACCGGTTCGATCCTGCTCGCCGCCAGCCTGGCGCTGGCGAGCCTTTCGCCCTCGCTGCTCACTTTCCAGCTGCTGTTCGGCCTGATGGTCGGCGGCGCGACCGCCGCGATCTTCGCGCCGATGATGGCAACGGTGACCGGATGGTTCGACACCCATCGCAGCCTCGCCGTCTCGCTGGTCTCCGCCGGCATGGGCGTGGCGCCGATGACCATGTCGCCGCTCGCGGCCTGGCTGGTCTCGACCTATGACTGGCGGACCTCGATGCAGTGCATCGCCGCCGTGGTCGCGGCGATCATGATTCCGGTGTCGCTGCTGGTGCGGCGCCCGCCGGCGCCCGAGCGCGGCGACGCCGCCCTGTCCAGAGACGACGCGGCGCCCGCCGAGATGACGTTGTCCGCAGCGGTGCGCTCGCCGCAATTCGTGATCCTGCTCGCCACCAACTTCTTCTGCTGCGCTACGCATTCGGGCCCGATCATCCACACCGTGAGCTACGCGGTCTCTTGCGGGATCCCACTGATGGCGGCCGTGACGATCTATAGCGTCGAGGGCCTGGCAGGCCTCTTCGGCCGGATCGTCTTTGGTCTGCTCGGCGACCGCTTCGGCGCCAAGCGCGTGCTGGTCCTCGGCCTGCTCGCGCAGGCGTTCGGCGCGCTGGCCTACGTGTTCGTGCGCGAGCTTGCAGCATTCTACTCCGTCGCCGCGCTGTTCGGCTTCATCTATGCCGGCACCATGCCGCTTTATGCCGCGATCGCGCGGGAGAATTTTCCGCAAGCGATCATGGGCACGGTCATCGGCGGAACGGCCATGGCCGGCAGCCTGGGCATGGCGACAGGCCCCTTGGCCGGCGGCCTGATCTACGACGCCTTCGCGAGCTACACGTGGCTCTATGTCGGCTCCTGGCTGATGGGCCTCGGCGCCTTCGTGATCGCCATGACGTTCAGGCCGTTTCCCAGGACGCCGGCGGCCCCCATGCCAGCGCAGGCATCGGCCTGA
- a CDS encoding sensor histidine kinase, protein MFPPAISDIIITGELAQRGSGDPDYLREKLAFRDLAHDMANTPGEVLPRLVRLAMEASEAVSAGISILDRDAGAFRWFAVHGSLAMFEGTRAPLDFSPCGVTLASNGPMLMRHPETVYDWIREAGITVPEVLLVPLRVVAPGEAGAVGTLWVVAAEGGHFSQEHARVLTELAAFAAVALRMVQSEERLQAALRDQEQLTQEMTHRVKNLLAVIGGMLRLTARTSNSKEELLTKLSGRLEALSAAHQLVRSSFGDGKISGVTLRQVLATVLRPYEHVLMNGPDVHLGDHATNSMALIFHELATNATKYGALSTERGTVELSWSVKGDELSVVWKETGGPVVSEPASEGFGTSLVRSTVSRHDGRMIWRWFPEGLSISINIPTANLVR, encoded by the coding sequence ATGTTTCCCCCCGCAATCTCCGACATCATCATCACCGGCGAGCTTGCGCAGCGCGGCTCGGGTGATCCCGATTATCTGCGGGAGAAGCTTGCGTTTCGCGATCTTGCCCATGACATGGCCAACACCCCCGGCGAGGTGTTGCCGCGCCTCGTTCGGCTGGCCATGGAGGCCAGCGAAGCCGTTTCCGCCGGCATCTCCATCCTTGATCGTGACGCCGGGGCGTTTCGCTGGTTCGCCGTTCATGGCTCGCTCGCCATGTTCGAAGGGACACGAGCGCCGCTCGATTTCAGTCCGTGCGGCGTCACGCTTGCGAGCAACGGGCCGATGCTGATGAGGCATCCGGAGACCGTCTACGACTGGATTCGCGAAGCCGGCATCACCGTCCCCGAGGTGCTTCTCGTGCCGCTTCGGGTCGTGGCGCCGGGTGAGGCGGGGGCGGTGGGGACGCTATGGGTCGTCGCCGCAGAAGGAGGGCATTTCTCGCAGGAGCATGCGCGCGTCCTGACTGAGCTGGCCGCCTTTGCGGCGGTCGCGCTGCGCATGGTCCAATCGGAGGAGCGCTTGCAGGCCGCCTTGCGCGATCAGGAACAGCTGACGCAGGAGATGACGCATCGCGTCAAGAATCTGCTCGCCGTCATCGGCGGTATGCTGCGTCTGACCGCGCGCACCTCGAACTCGAAGGAAGAGCTGCTGACCAAATTGTCCGGCCGGCTCGAGGCGCTTTCGGCGGCCCACCAGCTGGTCAGGAGTTCGTTCGGGGATGGCAAGATCTCGGGTGTGACCCTCCGCCAGGTGCTGGCGACGGTCCTTCGTCCCTATGAGCACGTGCTGATGAATGGGCCGGACGTCCACCTTGGTGATCATGCGACCAACAGCATGGCGCTGATCTTCCACGAGCTCGCCACCAACGCCACCAAATACGGCGCGCTCAGCACGGAGCGCGGAACGGTGGAACTGAGCTGGTCCGTCAAAGGCGACGAACTCAGCGTCGTATGGAAGGAGACCGGCGGCCCCGTCGTTTCAGAGCCTGCAAGCGAAGGCTTCGGAACGTCACTCGTGCGGTCCACGGTGAGCAGACATGATGGGCGGATGATCTGGCGGTGGTTCCCGGAAGGATTGAGCATCTCGATCAATATCCCCACGGCGAACCTCGTCCGGTGA
- a CDS encoding NAD-dependent epimerase/dehydratase family protein produces MNLFVIGLGYTAQRFVELYGNAFAGIAGTTRSEDKRAQLAPFDVDLFDGTTPGAATLAKAAAADVVLISVPPGPGLDPVLAAFGDATTAGRARRVVYLSTVGVYGDHKGAWIDEDTPLAPEHDRVRARVQVEEAWRGRIGDRLAVLRLGGIYGPGRNALVELRAGRARRIVKPGQVFNRIHVDDAAAAIMGAIRRAQGGAWNIVDDEPAPPQDVIGYAAALMEIDPPPELPFDSADLSPMARSFYASNRRIRNISAKRDLGLVVAYPTYRAGLDALWAAGEGR; encoded by the coding sequence ATGAACCTGTTCGTCATCGGCCTCGGCTATACGGCGCAGCGCTTCGTCGAATTGTACGGCAACGCCTTCGCAGGCATCGCTGGCACCACGCGCAGTGAGGACAAGCGCGCGCAGCTGGCGCCATTCGACGTCGATCTGTTCGACGGCACGACGCCCGGGGCCGCGACGCTGGCGAAGGCGGCAGCGGCGGACGTCGTGCTGATCTCGGTGCCGCCCGGACCCGGCCTCGATCCGGTGCTGGCGGCGTTCGGAGATGCAACCACGGCAGGACGGGCGCGGCGCGTGGTCTATCTCTCCACCGTCGGCGTCTATGGCGACCACAAGGGCGCCTGGATCGACGAGGACACCCCGCTCGCACCCGAGCACGACCGGGTGCGCGCGCGCGTCCAGGTCGAGGAGGCGTGGCGCGGTCGGATCGGCGACCGGCTCGCCGTGCTCAGGCTGGGTGGCATCTACGGCCCCGGCCGCAATGCGCTGGTCGAGCTGCGTGCGGGCCGTGCGCGCCGCATCGTCAAGCCGGGCCAGGTATTCAATCGCATCCATGTCGATGACGCGGCCGCTGCGATCATGGGCGCGATCCGCCGCGCGCAGGGCGGTGCCTGGAATATCGTCGACGACGAGCCGGCGCCGCCGCAGGACGTCATCGGCTACGCCGCCGCGCTGATGGAGATCGATCCGCCGCCGGAGCTGCCGTTCGACAGCGCCGATCTGTCGCCGATGGCGAGGAGCTTCTACGCCAGCAACCGGCGCATCCGGAACATCAGCGCCAAGCGCGATCTCGGCCTCGTCGTCGCCTATCCGACCTATCGCGCCGGGCTTGACGCGCTATGGGCGGCGGGCGAGGGCCGCTGA
- a CDS encoding TetR/AcrR family transcriptional regulator translates to MPAGPKLEGRRTRAEQRATTVKLILDTSEELFAQLGYFGVTIKDVADKMGIHPALIHYYFEGKKALFDAVFERRVAYAVAVRTAELDAYEAKVGDRPTVEGALRAYYDGAFEVYLNDEDGWRHFGRIFAQVNNAPGYGAEMMDTYFDPLVLRLIRLLRKALPDASPEDLFWSFQFTSGAYSLVLSRTGRIDRLSDNLCASDDFAAVRERFVTFMAGGFTALYKRRKRKLK, encoded by the coding sequence ATGCCAGCAGGGCCGAAGCTCGAGGGGCGCCGCACCCGCGCCGAACAGCGCGCTACGACGGTGAAGCTGATCCTCGACACCAGCGAAGAGCTGTTTGCGCAGCTCGGCTATTTCGGGGTGACCATCAAGGATGTCGCCGACAAGATGGGCATCCATCCTGCGCTGATCCACTACTACTTCGAGGGCAAGAAGGCGCTGTTCGACGCGGTCTTCGAACGCCGTGTCGCGTATGCGGTGGCGGTGCGGACCGCCGAGCTGGACGCCTACGAAGCGAAGGTCGGGGACCGTCCGACCGTCGAAGGCGCGCTTCGCGCCTATTACGACGGCGCGTTCGAGGTCTACCTGAATGACGAGGACGGCTGGCGCCACTTCGGCCGGATCTTCGCGCAGGTGAACAACGCACCCGGCTATGGCGCCGAGATGATGGACACCTATTTCGATCCTCTCGTGCTGCGCCTCATCCGCCTCCTGCGGAAGGCGTTGCCCGACGCGAGCCCTGAGGATCTTTTCTGGAGCTTCCAGTTCACCTCCGGCGCCTATTCGCTGGTCCTGTCACGGACCGGCCGGATCGACCGGCTGTCCGACAATTTGTGCGCGTCCGACGATTTTGCAGCGGTTCGCGAGCGGTTCGTGACCTTCATGGCGGGCGGCTTCACCGCCCTCTACAAACGCCGGAAACGGAAGCTAAAATGA